Proteins from a genomic interval of Heteronotia binoei isolate CCM8104 ecotype False Entrance Well chromosome 5, APGP_CSIRO_Hbin_v1, whole genome shotgun sequence:
- the N4BP3 gene encoding NEDD4-binding protein 3: protein MATAQAFHVTCDPSSCLSEPYSLDSEPDNDYNMGSVGSLVEKQDFSAATLGSLRGMRQPDGLLRKGVSQREVFGYLHGGKRDTRAEKKHQSSGGGFKRDYESDRENQSPERYFRDNQRGADFSKSSLPERGRFDKCRIRPSAFKVMSGKSLLSMQGLSSSKGQKLSKSNGSLHTLLTQSSTGNSSQRGPLRSHLLHTISLDEGTNSIQSFPTYNPRFKPIPSQFSASVGHINHIGGSLDRASRGSRDPLAVEKAPSSCKSLSRLQSSGEPPPPYEPTYSLEDVVKQLEDRLSEKGMELRQLTRNLNVNDDPFAQMFEDKQRLWMEELDELKQMYVAKLQQVTQQAQRSQRALQLQLYKAQQEKKRLQEELELQQNQCEELRQRQQQAERLSPKLEETKWEVCQKTAEISLLKQQIRDTQEEMTQKLGEIFSLKSQLREARTELQVKDSQLVHLGDSFQALPEHGSPLPPRDSPMQACQDFLGCETDDSKCRGMQGESAEGPEWLWAELLRERRQAQLQAANFEQERKTWQQEKEKVLRYQREIQASYMEMYHRNQTLERQLSEFRQLQAESRGINSESPWIERVESSKI, encoded by the exons ATGGCAACAGCACAGGCCTTTCATGTGACCTGTGACCCCAGCAGTTGTCTCTCTGAACCTTATTCTCTGGACTCTGAGCCTGACAACGACTACAACATGGGCAGTGTGGGCAGCCTGGTGGAGAAGCAAGATTTCTCGGCAGCTACACTGGGAAGTCTGCGAGGGATGCGCCAGCCAGATGGGTTGCTCCGGAAAGGAGTGTCACAGCGTGAAGTCTTTGGCTATTTGCATGGAGGAAAGAGAGACACTCGGGCTGAGAAGAAGCACCAGTCATCTGGTGGAGGCTTTAAACGGGATTATGAGAGTGACCGGGAAAATCAGTCTCCTGAGCGGTATTTCCGGGACAATCAACGTGGGGCAGATTTTTCCAAAAGCTCTCTGCCTGAACGTGGACGCTTTGATAAG TGTCGGATCAGGCCCTCAGCCTTCAAGGTCATGTCTGGGAAGAGCTTGTTGTCCATGCAAGGATTGTCGTCATCTAAAGGTCAGAAGCTGTCAAAGAGCAATGGGAGTCTGCATACACTGTTGACACAGAGCAGCACTGGGAACTCCTCGCAGCGTGGCCCGCTGCGCAGTCATTTGCTACACACCATCAGTCTGGACGAGGGCACCAATTCCATCCAAAGCTTTCCTACATACAACCCCCGCTTCAAACCAATCCCAAGCCAGTTTAGTGCTTCTGTAGGCCACATCAATCACATTGGTGGTTCCTTAGACAGGGCCTCACGAGGGTCACGAGATCCTTTGGCTGTAGAGAAAGCACCATCGTCCTGCAAGAGCTTGAGTCGGCTGCAGAGTTCTGGCGAACCACCTCCTCCTTATGAGCCCACATACTCTCTGGAAGATGTGGTAAAGCAGCTTGAGGACAGACTGAGTGAGAAGGGCATGGAACTCCGTCAGCTTACGAGGAACTTAAATGTGAACGATGACCCCTTTGCACAG ATGTTTGAAGACAAACAACGATTATGGATGGAGGAGCTGGATGAACTGAAGCAGATGTATGTGGCCAAGTTGCAGCAAGTGACACAACAGGCCCAGCGCAGCCAGCGGGCGCTTCAGCTGCAGCTCTATAAGGCGCAGCAGGAAAAGAAGCGGCTGCAAGAAGAGCTGGAGCTTCAACAGAATCAATGTGAAGAGCTGAGGCAACGGCAGCAGCAGGCAGAGCGCCTCAGTCCGAAGTTGGAGGAGACCAAGTGGGAG GTTTGTCAGAAGACTGCAGAAATTTCATTGCTCAAACAGCAAATCCGAGATACCCAGGAGGAGATGACCCAGAAACTAGGTGAGATCTTCAGCTTGAAGTCCCAGCTGCGGGAGGCCCGAACAGAGCTGCAAGTCAAGGACTCACAACTGGTGCATTTGGGGGACTCTTTCCAAGCCTTGCCAGAACATGGTTCCCCCCTTCCACCAAGGGACTCCCCAATGCAAGCATGCCAGGACTTTTTGGGGTGTGAAACAGATGACTCCAAATGCAGGGGAATGCAAGGAGAGAGTGCAGAAGGCCCAGAGTGGCTATGGGCAGAGCTGCTGCGGGAGAGGCGCCAGGCTCAGCTGCAGGCTGCAAACTTTGAGCAGGAGCGAAAAACCTGGCAACAGGAAAAGGAGAAAGTTCTGCGCTATCAGCGGGAGATTCAGGCCAGCTACATGGAGATGTATCACCGGAAccagaccctggagagacagCTCAGTGAATTCCGGCAGCTTCAAGCTGAATCCAGAGGTATCAACTCAGAGTCACCTTGGATCGAGAGAGTTGAGTCCTCAAAGATCTGA